In a single window of the Streptomyces cinnabarinus genome:
- a CDS encoding YebC/PmpR family DNA-binding transcriptional regulator, whose amino-acid sequence MSGHSKWATTKHKKAVIDAKRGKLFAKLIKNIEVAARMGGVDIEGNPTLYDAIQKAKKQSVPNKNIDSAVKRGGGLEAGGADYETIMYEGYGPNGVAVLIECLTDNRNRAASDVRVAMTRNGGNMADPGSVSYMFSRKGVIIVPKGELSEDDVLTAVLDAGAEEVNDLGESFEVVSEATDLVAVRTALQEAGIDYDSAESSFVPSVQVELDEDGAKKIFKLIDALEDSDDVQNVFANFDVSDEIMEKVDA is encoded by the coding sequence ATGTCCGGCCACTCTAAATGGGCTACGACGAAGCACAAGAAGGCCGTGATCGACGCCAAGCGCGGCAAGCTCTTCGCGAAGCTGATCAAGAACATCGAGGTCGCGGCCCGCATGGGCGGCGTCGACATCGAGGGCAACCCGACCCTTTACGACGCCATCCAGAAGGCCAAGAAGCAGTCGGTTCCCAACAAGAACATCGACTCCGCCGTCAAGCGCGGCGGAGGCCTCGAGGCCGGCGGCGCCGACTACGAGACGATCATGTACGAGGGCTACGGCCCGAACGGCGTCGCGGTGCTCATCGAGTGCCTCACCGACAACCGCAACCGCGCCGCCTCCGACGTCCGCGTCGCCATGACCCGCAACGGCGGCAACATGGCCGACCCGGGCTCCGTGTCGTACATGTTCAGCCGCAAGGGCGTCATCATCGTCCCCAAGGGCGAGCTGTCCGAGGACGACGTCCTCACCGCCGTCCTGGACGCGGGCGCCGAGGAGGTCAACGATCTCGGTGAGTCCTTCGAGGTCGTCAGCGAGGCCACCGACCTGGTCGCGGTCCGCACCGCGCTCCAGGAGGCCGGCATCGACTACGACTCCGCCGAGTCCAGCTTCGTGCCGTCCGTCCAGGTCGAGCTGGACGAGGACGGCGCCAAGAAGATCTTCAAGCTGATCGACGCCCTGGAGGACAGCGACGACGTGCAGAACGTCTTCGCCAACTTCGACGTCAGCGACGAGATCATGGAGAAGGTCGACGCGTAA
- the pdxT gene encoding pyridoxal 5'-phosphate synthase glutaminase subunit PdxT has translation MTTPVIGVLALQGDVREHLVALATADAVARPVRRPEELAEVDGLVIPGGESTTISKLAILFGVMEPLRTRVHSGMPVYGTCAGMIMLADKILDPRSGQETVGGIDMIVRRNAFGRQNESFEAALDVRGIAGDPVEGVFIRAPWVESVGAETEVLAEHDGHIVAVRQGNALATSFHPELTGDHRVHGLFVDMVRANGTVESL, from the coding sequence ATGACCACTCCCGTCATAGGCGTCCTGGCCCTTCAGGGCGACGTACGGGAGCACCTCGTCGCCCTGGCCACGGCCGATGCCGTGGCCAGGCCGGTGCGGCGCCCCGAGGAACTCGCCGAGGTGGACGGCCTGGTCATCCCCGGCGGTGAGTCCACCACCATCTCCAAACTGGCCATCCTCTTCGGCGTGATGGAGCCGCTGCGCACGCGCGTGCACAGCGGGATGCCGGTCTACGGCACCTGCGCCGGCATGATCATGCTCGCCGACAAGATCCTCGACCCGCGCTCCGGCCAGGAGACGGTCGGGGGCATCGACATGATCGTGCGCCGCAACGCCTTCGGACGTCAGAACGAGTCCTTCGAGGCCGCCCTCGACGTGCGGGGCATCGCGGGCGATCCTGTGGAGGGCGTCTTCATCCGCGCCCCCTGGGTGGAGTCCGTCGGCGCCGAGACCGAGGTGCTCGCCGAGCACGACGGTCACATCGTCGCGGTCCGCCAGGGCAACGCGCTCGCCACGTCGTTCCATCCGGAACTGACCGGCGACCACCGCGTGCACGGGCTCTTCGTCGACATGGTGCGCGCGAACGGGACAGTGGAGTCCTTGTAG
- the pdxS gene encoding pyridoxal 5'-phosphate synthase lyase subunit PdxS yields MSITENQASATGTARVKRGMAEQLKGGVIMDVVTPEQAKIAEDAGAVAVMALERVPADIRKDGGVARMSDPDMIEGIIEAVSIPVMAKSRIGHFVEAQVLQSLGVDYIDESEVLTPADEVNHSDKWAFTTPFVCGATNLGEALRRIAEGAAMIRSKGEAGTGNVVEAVRHLRQIKNEIAKLRGFDNNELYAAAKELRAPYELVKEVSELGKLPVVLFSAGGVATPADAALMRQLGAEGVFVGSGIFKSGDPAKRAAAIVKATTFYDDPKIIADASRNLGEAMVGINCDTLPEAERYANRGW; encoded by the coding sequence GTGTCCATCACCGAGAACCAGGCTTCCGCCACCGGCACTGCCCGCGTCAAGCGCGGTATGGCCGAGCAGCTCAAGGGTGGCGTCATCATGGACGTCGTCACGCCGGAGCAGGCGAAGATCGCCGAGGACGCGGGCGCGGTCGCCGTCATGGCCCTGGAGCGGGTCCCGGCCGACATCCGCAAGGACGGCGGGGTGGCCCGGATGTCCGACCCGGACATGATCGAGGGCATCATCGAGGCGGTCTCCATCCCCGTGATGGCCAAGTCGCGCATCGGCCACTTCGTCGAGGCCCAGGTCCTTCAGTCCCTCGGCGTCGACTACATCGACGAGTCCGAGGTCCTGACCCCGGCCGACGAGGTCAACCACTCCGACAAGTGGGCCTTCACCACCCCCTTCGTCTGCGGTGCCACCAATCTGGGCGAGGCCCTGCGCCGTATCGCCGAGGGCGCCGCCATGATCCGCTCCAAGGGCGAGGCCGGCACCGGCAACGTCGTCGAGGCCGTCCGCCACCTGCGCCAGATCAAGAACGAGATCGCCAAGCTGCGCGGCTTCGACAACAACGAGCTGTACGCCGCCGCCAAGGAGCTGCGCGCCCCGTACGAGCTGGTCAAGGAAGTCTCCGAGCTGGGCAAGCTCCCGGTCGTGCTGTTCTCCGCCGGTGGCGTGGCCACCCCGGCCGACGCCGCGCTGATGCGCCAGCTCGGCGCCGAGGGCGTCTTCGTCGGCTCCGGCATCTTCAAGTCCGGCGACCCGGCCAAGCGCGCCGCCGCCATCGTGAAGGCCACCACCTTCTACGACGACCCGAAGATCATCGCGGACGCCTCCCGCAACCTGGGCGAGGCCATGGTCGGCATCAACTGCGACACCCTCCCCGAGGCCGAGCGTTACGCGAACCGAGGCTGGTAA
- a CDS encoding glycosyltransferase family 4 protein: MRIGIVCPYSWDVPGGVQFHIRDLAEYFIRLGHEVSVLAPADDDTPLPPYVVSAGRAVPVPYNGSVARLNFGFLSAARVRRWLHDGAFDVVHIHEPSSPSLGLLTCWAAQGPLVATFHTSNPRSKAMIAAYSILQAALEKISARIAVSEYARRTLVEHLGGDAVVIPNGVDVDFFAKAEPKAEWQGDTIGFIGRIDEPRKGLPVLMKALPKILAARPQSRLLVAGRGDEKEAVESLPAELRSRVEFLGMVSDEDKARFLRSVDLYVAPNTGGESFGIILVEAMSAGAPVLASDLDAFAQVLDQGAAGELFANEDADALAEAAVRLLEDPARREQLRERGSAHVRRFDWSTVGADILSVYETVTAGAAAVAATDDERGPGLRARLGLARD, encoded by the coding sequence GTGAGGATCGGCATCGTCTGCCCGTACTCCTGGGACGTGCCGGGCGGCGTCCAGTTCCACATCCGCGATCTCGCCGAGTACTTCATCCGCCTCGGCCACGAGGTCTCCGTGCTGGCCCCGGCCGACGACGACACCCCGCTGCCGCCGTACGTCGTCTCGGCCGGCCGCGCGGTCCCGGTGCCGTACAACGGCTCGGTGGCCCGGCTGAACTTCGGGTTCCTGTCGGCCGCGCGGGTACGGCGCTGGCTGCACGACGGCGCGTTCGACGTCGTGCACATCCACGAGCCGTCCTCGCCCTCCCTCGGGCTGCTGACCTGCTGGGCCGCGCAGGGGCCGCTGGTCGCCACCTTCCACACCTCCAACCCGCGCTCCAAGGCGATGATCGCCGCGTACTCGATCCTCCAGGCCGCCCTGGAGAAGATCAGCGCGCGCATCGCGGTGAGCGAGTACGCCCGGCGCACCCTGGTGGAACACCTGGGCGGCGACGCGGTCGTGATCCCCAACGGCGTCGACGTCGACTTCTTCGCCAAGGCCGAGCCCAAGGCGGAGTGGCAGGGCGACACGATCGGCTTCATCGGCCGCATCGACGAGCCCCGCAAGGGACTGCCGGTGCTGATGAAGGCGCTGCCGAAGATCCTCGCGGCCCGGCCGCAGTCCCGGCTGCTGGTCGCCGGGCGCGGTGACGAGAAGGAGGCGGTGGAGTCGCTGCCCGCCGAGCTGCGCTCCCGGGTGGAGTTCCTCGGCATGGTCAGCGACGAGGACAAGGCCCGCTTCCTGCGCAGCGTCGACCTGTACGTCGCTCCCAACACCGGCGGAGAGAGCTTCGGCATCATCCTGGTCGAGGCGATGTCCGCCGGAGCGCCGGTGCTCGCCTCCGACCTCGACGCCTTCGCCCAGGTCCTCGACCAGGGCGCGGCGGGAGAGCTCTTCGCCAACGAGGACGCCGACGCGCTCGCCGAGGCTGCCGTACGCCTGCTGGAGGACCCGGCACGCCGCGAGCAACTGCGCGAGCGGGGCAGCGCCCACGTCCGCCGCTTCGACTGGTCGACGGTCGGCGCGGACATCCTGTCGGTGTACGAGACGGTGACGGCGGGCGCGGCCGCGGTGGCGGCGACGGACGACGAGCGTGGGCCCGGGCTGCGGGCACGACTGGGGCTGGCACGGGACTGA
- a CDS encoding phosphatidylinositol mannoside acyltransferase: MSAQERLTDALYGLGWGTVKKLPEPVAVRLGRTIADAVWKRRGKGVLRLESNYARVVPDASPERLAELSRAGMRSYLRYWMESFRLPAWSADRVKGGFDPKDVHYLTDGLASDRGVILALPHLGNWDLAGAWVTTKLETPFTTVAERLKPESLYDRFVAYREGLGMEVLPHSGGSAFGTLARRLRDGGLVCLVADRDLSASGVEVKFFGETARMPAGPALLAQQTGALLLPVTLWYDDSPVMRGRVHPPVEVPETGTRAEKTSVMTQALADAFATGIAEHPEDWHMLQRLWVADLDPEKGSS; this comes from the coding sequence ATGAGTGCCCAGGAGCGGCTGACGGACGCGCTGTACGGCCTGGGCTGGGGCACCGTCAAGAAGCTCCCCGAACCGGTCGCGGTACGGCTCGGCCGCACCATCGCGGACGCCGTCTGGAAGCGGCGCGGCAAGGGTGTGCTGCGGCTGGAGAGCAACTACGCGCGCGTGGTGCCCGACGCGAGCCCGGAGCGCCTCGCGGAGCTGTCCCGCGCGGGGATGCGTTCGTACCTGCGCTACTGGATGGAGTCCTTCCGGCTCCCCGCGTGGAGCGCGGACCGCGTCAAGGGGGGCTTCGACCCCAAGGACGTGCACTACCTCACCGACGGCCTCGCGTCCGACCGGGGCGTCATCCTGGCCCTGCCGCACCTGGGCAACTGGGACCTCGCGGGCGCCTGGGTCACCACCAAGCTGGAAACGCCGTTCACCACGGTCGCCGAGCGGCTGAAGCCGGAGTCCCTCTACGACCGGTTCGTCGCCTACCGCGAGGGTCTCGGCATGGAGGTGCTGCCGCACAGCGGTGGCTCGGCCTTCGGCACGCTGGCCCGCCGACTGCGCGACGGCGGCCTGGTCTGCCTGGTCGCCGACCGTGATCTGTCCGCCTCCGGCGTCGAGGTCAAGTTCTTCGGCGAGACGGCCCGGATGCCCGCCGGACCGGCTCTGCTCGCCCAGCAGACCGGCGCGCTGCTGCTGCCGGTGACGCTCTGGTACGACGACTCGCCCGTGATGCGCGGGCGGGTGCATCCCCCGGTCGAGGTGCCCGAGACAGGTACCCGGGCCGAGAAGACGTCTGTCATGACACAGGCGCTGGCCGACGCCTTCGCCACGGGGATCGCCGAGCATCCGGAGGACTGGCACATGCTTCAGCGCTTGTGGGTGGCCGATCTGGACCCCGAGAAGGGGTCGTCGTGA